A genome region from Trichosurus vulpecula isolate mTriVul1 chromosome 5, mTriVul1.pri, whole genome shotgun sequence includes the following:
- the LOC118852242 gene encoding biogenesis of lysosome-related organelles complex 1 subunit 2-like, which translates to MVETAEEATEPTKADITGLCQDIFSKMATYLTGELTATSEDYKLLENMNQLTSSKYLEMKDIAVNVSKNLKDLNQKYAALQPYLDQITLIEEQVAALEQAAYKLDAYSKKLEAKYKKLEKR; encoded by the coding sequence ATGGTGGAGACTGCGGAGGAGGCCACAGAGCCCACCAAGGCGGACATCacggggctgtgccaggacataTTCTCCAAAATGGCCACGTACTTGACGGGTGAGCTCACAGCTaccagtgaagactataaacttctggaaaatatgaaccAACTGACTAGCTCgaagtatctagaaatgaaagatattgcagtaaacGTAAGTAAaaacctaaaggacttaaaccagaaatatgcagcacttcagccttatctggatcagatcactctaattgaggagcaagtagcagctcttgagcaggcagcttacaaattggatgcatattcaaagaaactagaagcaaagtacaagaagttagagaagcgatga